From one Leifsonia soli genomic stretch:
- a CDS encoding lamin tail domain-containing protein, translating into MRLLRTRAVAVLAATATAGTLAFALPTAAQAAATPDVRITEWMYSPGTTGGEFIELTNLGSTPVSLTGWSFDDDSETPGTVPLDALGTLASGESAIITESADAAFRSEWSLGADVKILAGNTTGLGRADEINLFDGTDAVADLVDRLTYNDQGTGAAKGPRTQGKSGVPTTAAALGANDASQWQLSAVGDAEASWASASGDIGSPGTSRFAPALPAWKSIHINEVSSDNTATPVGDAIELANTGSVDVDITGWLQTDSSAATAATTFSASLADGSPTTVVPAHGFAYFSSTKGLGSGGDSVKLYLPDGAGGTAGTLVDSVDYTAGEAGTDEGNGFGAGAYARCPDGTGSFASVATKSFGASNAGACQNVLTNPADGGNGGGSTLTCQPEAPSGTGTLPAGAPTPSTWPGSSAVAVADALCAWETTTGPEGRDVSGLAFDPTNANVLYSVKNKSWVFRMVKQNGLWVADTANGWGAGKQIFFPGSTDTATNQPDSEGLTVGPDGALYVTTERNNAANTIPLNSILRIDPTSSATQLVATDQWNLTAEFPELHAGNKTEANLGFEGVTFVPDSYLTSTGFVDQSTGTTYRPADYPLHGTGLYFAALENDGKLYAYALNSDHTFHRVAVVDTKMGHVMDVQFDTATQRIWALCDNTCGVTSTVLKVDGMGAIVPQVAYSRPAGLPNDNLEGFALAPASTCAGGTREALWADDGVYGTGPGSATEGHALYSGRIACDLPLGAQGVAGSVTNPPTALTLSAGSGAVGDRITVSGTHFAPGTQVALVFNSTPVSLGTATAQADGTLTFAFSVPTVPAGAHTVTASIGGTVVASAAFTVTAAGTASSSGDPAALASTGSDVSGMAGLIALALLIAGALLMLRRRRARTRTTGE; encoded by the coding sequence ATGCGACTTCTCAGAACCCGAGCCGTGGCGGTCCTGGCCGCCACCGCGACCGCCGGAACCCTGGCGTTCGCACTCCCGACTGCGGCCCAGGCCGCGGCGACCCCCGACGTCCGGATCACCGAGTGGATGTACAGCCCCGGCACCACCGGCGGCGAGTTCATCGAGCTCACCAACCTGGGCTCGACGCCGGTGAGCCTGACGGGCTGGTCGTTCGATGACGACAGCGAGACGCCCGGGACGGTGCCGCTGGACGCGCTCGGGACGCTGGCGTCCGGGGAATCCGCGATCATCACCGAGTCGGCGGATGCCGCCTTCCGGTCCGAGTGGTCGCTCGGCGCCGACGTGAAGATCCTCGCCGGGAACACCACCGGGCTCGGCCGCGCCGACGAGATCAACCTCTTCGACGGGACGGATGCGGTCGCCGACCTGGTCGACCGGCTCACCTACAACGACCAGGGCACCGGCGCCGCGAAGGGTCCGCGCACCCAGGGGAAGTCCGGCGTGCCCACGACCGCCGCGGCCCTCGGGGCGAACGACGCGTCGCAGTGGCAGCTCTCCGCGGTCGGCGACGCGGAGGCGTCGTGGGCATCGGCCAGCGGCGACATCGGCTCGCCGGGCACGAGCCGCTTCGCACCGGCCCTGCCGGCGTGGAAGAGCATCCACATCAACGAGGTGTCGTCCGACAACACCGCCACCCCGGTCGGCGACGCGATCGAGCTCGCCAACACCGGGTCGGTGGATGTGGACATCACCGGCTGGCTGCAGACCGACAGCAGCGCCGCGACCGCGGCCACGACCTTCTCGGCGTCGCTCGCGGACGGCAGCCCGACCACGGTCGTTCCCGCGCACGGGTTCGCGTACTTCTCGTCCACCAAAGGCCTCGGCAGCGGTGGGGACAGCGTGAAGCTGTACCTTCCGGACGGCGCGGGCGGCACCGCGGGCACTCTGGTCGACTCCGTCGACTACACCGCGGGCGAGGCCGGCACCGACGAGGGCAACGGGTTCGGAGCGGGCGCCTACGCGCGCTGCCCCGACGGCACCGGCTCCTTCGCCTCGGTCGCGACCAAGAGCTTCGGCGCCTCCAACGCCGGCGCGTGCCAGAACGTGCTCACCAACCCGGCCGACGGCGGCAACGGCGGCGGCAGCACGCTGACCTGCCAGCCGGAGGCGCCGTCCGGAACGGGCACCCTCCCCGCGGGCGCGCCGACCCCCTCCACCTGGCCGGGCAGCAGCGCCGTCGCGGTCGCCGATGCGCTCTGCGCGTGGGAGACCACGACCGGCCCAGAGGGCCGCGACGTCAGCGGCCTGGCCTTCGACCCGACGAACGCCAACGTGCTCTACAGCGTGAAGAACAAGAGCTGGGTGTTCCGCATGGTGAAGCAGAACGGCCTCTGGGTGGCCGACACCGCCAACGGCTGGGGCGCCGGGAAGCAGATCTTCTTCCCTGGGAGCACCGACACCGCGACGAACCAGCCGGACTCCGAGGGTCTGACGGTCGGACCGGACGGCGCGCTCTACGTCACCACCGAGCGCAACAACGCGGCCAACACCATCCCGCTCAACTCCATCCTCCGTATCGATCCCACGTCGTCGGCCACGCAGCTCGTCGCGACCGACCAGTGGAACCTGACCGCGGAGTTCCCGGAGCTGCACGCCGGCAATAAGACAGAGGCCAACCTCGGCTTCGAGGGCGTCACGTTCGTGCCGGACAGCTACCTCACGAGCACCGGCTTCGTGGACCAGTCGACCGGGACGACGTACCGGCCCGCCGACTACCCGCTGCACGGCACCGGCCTCTACTTCGCCGCCCTCGAGAACGACGGGAAGCTGTACGCGTACGCGCTCAACAGCGACCACACCTTCCACCGGGTCGCGGTGGTGGACACGAAGATGGGCCACGTGATGGACGTGCAGTTCGACACGGCCACCCAGCGCATCTGGGCCCTCTGCGACAACACCTGCGGCGTCACGTCCACGGTGCTGAAGGTCGACGGGATGGGCGCGATCGTCCCGCAGGTCGCGTACAGCCGGCCCGCCGGCCTGCCGAACGACAACCTGGAGGGCTTCGCGCTGGCGCCCGCATCGACCTGCGCCGGGGGGACGCGCGAAGCCCTCTGGGCGGACGACGGCGTGTACGGCACCGGCCCGGGCAGCGCGACGGAGGGCCACGCGCTCTACAGCGGGCGCATCGCGTGCGATCTCCCGCTGGGCGCCCAGGGGGTCGCGGGCTCGGTGACGAACCCGCCGACGGCGCTCACGCTGTCCGCCGGCTCCGGCGCCGTCGGCGACCGCATCACGGTCAGCGGCACGCATTTCGCTCCGGGCACGCAGGTCGCTCTCGTGTTCAACTCCACCCCGGTGTCGCTGGGCACGGCGACTGCGCAGGCCGACGGCACGCTGACGTTCGCCTTCTCGGTGCCGACCGTCCCCGCGGGCGCGCACACCGTCACCGCGTCGATCGGCGGGACCGTCGTCGCCTCGGCGGCCTTCACGGTGACGGCGGCCGGAACGGCGTCGTCCAGCGGCGATCCGGCGGCCCTCGCCTCGACGGGGTCCGACGTGAGCGGCATGGCAGGCCTGATCGCCCTGGCGCTGCTGATCGCCGGCGCGCTGCTGATGCTGCGGCGCAGGCGCGCTCGAACGCGCACGACCGGGGAATGA
- a CDS encoding GNAT family N-acetyltransferase, with amino-acid sequence MAVDVLPATGRFDDFATFMVPRKPGAGGCVCMSYRDARLDTAGRVAHMRAECSTEPGPGVLAYLDGDVAGWCSVAPKATYRRLMNSRTIPHLDEDRDPWSIVCFVVRGGFRKRGLMHDLLDGAVEHARASGAALVEGYPVDTGGERVDVISGYVGTVELFEKHGFSRVRATDAHSGARVRWLMRRELGT; translated from the coding sequence ATGGCCGTCGACGTCCTCCCCGCCACCGGTCGTTTCGACGACTTCGCCACCTTCATGGTGCCGCGGAAGCCCGGCGCGGGCGGGTGCGTCTGCATGTCGTACCGGGATGCGCGGCTCGACACCGCCGGGCGGGTGGCGCACATGCGCGCCGAATGCTCCACCGAGCCCGGCCCCGGCGTGCTCGCGTACCTCGACGGCGACGTCGCGGGCTGGTGCTCCGTCGCCCCGAAGGCGACGTACCGCCGGCTGATGAACTCGCGCACCATCCCGCATCTCGACGAGGATCGCGACCCCTGGTCGATCGTCTGCTTCGTCGTCCGCGGCGGCTTCCGGAAGCGCGGGCTGATGCACGACCTCCTGGACGGCGCGGTCGAGCACGCGCGCGCCTCCGGTGCCGCGCTGGTCGAGGGCTACCCGGTCGACACGGGCGGCGAGCGCGTGGATGTGATCAGCGGCTACGTCGGAACGGTCGAGCTCTTCGAGAAGCACGGCTTCTCGCGCGTCCGGGCGACGGACGCCCACTCGGGCGCGCGCGTGCGCTGGCTGATGCGGCGCGAACTCGGCACCTGA
- the recQ gene encoding DNA helicase RecQ: protein MSFTDGWIPDDRDAPPLDEEPPMPDFGDPYAGVPSSGEADAPGAGGGAAVRTAPVVRATPARFASAAEALRTVFGYEEFRGQQQAIIERVAAGGDAVVLMPTGGGKSLCYQIPSLLREGTGVVVSPLIALMQDQVDALTAVGVRAAFLNSTQDAAARSAVERAYLSGELDVLYVAPERLSSESTKRFLERGSIALFAIDEAHCVSQWGHDFRPDYLALSELAERWPDVPRIALTATATEATHRELTSRLKLEGAEHFVSDFDRPNIQYRIVPKVEPRKQLLDFITSEHPGDAGIVYALSRASVEKTAEFLSSHGLAALPYHAGLDASLRARTQSRFLREEGVIVVATIAFGMGIDKPDVRFVAHIDLPKSVEGYYQETGRAGRDGLPSTAWLAYGLQDVVQQRRMIDDSPGDLAHRRRMTQHLDAMLALCETVQCRRIDLLGYFGQPSGPCGNCDTCLTPPESWDGTVPAQKLLSTVVRLQRERNQRFGAGHLVDILRGKRTARVEQYGHDRLSTWAIGDDLSESQWRGVIRQLIAKELLKPEGEYGVLTITPASAEVLSGGRPVVLRREPDRPERAPRASRSTASADLAAADQPLFEALRSWRAGQAREQGVPAYIVFGDATLRAVASARPASLADLDGITGIGAKKREAYGEALLAVVASA from the coding sequence ATGAGCTTCACCGACGGCTGGATCCCCGACGACAGGGATGCCCCTCCCCTCGACGAGGAGCCGCCGATGCCCGACTTCGGCGACCCGTACGCGGGCGTGCCGTCGTCGGGGGAGGCCGATGCTCCGGGCGCCGGTGGGGGTGCCGCGGTGCGGACGGCCCCGGTCGTGCGCGCGACGCCCGCGCGGTTCGCCTCGGCGGCCGAGGCGCTGCGCACGGTGTTCGGGTACGAGGAGTTCCGCGGGCAGCAGCAGGCGATCATCGAGCGCGTCGCGGCCGGTGGAGACGCCGTCGTCCTGATGCCGACCGGTGGGGGCAAGAGCCTCTGCTACCAGATCCCGTCGCTCCTCCGGGAGGGGACGGGGGTGGTCGTCTCGCCGCTCATCGCCCTGATGCAAGACCAGGTCGATGCGCTGACCGCCGTCGGCGTGCGGGCCGCGTTCCTCAACTCGACGCAGGATGCGGCGGCGCGGTCGGCGGTCGAACGCGCCTATCTGTCCGGCGAGCTCGACGTGCTCTACGTCGCGCCGGAGCGGCTGTCGTCGGAGTCGACGAAGCGCTTCCTCGAGCGCGGCAGCATCGCGCTGTTCGCCATCGACGAGGCGCACTGCGTCTCCCAGTGGGGGCACGACTTCCGTCCGGACTACCTGGCGCTGTCCGAGCTCGCCGAGCGCTGGCCGGACGTCCCGCGCATCGCCCTGACGGCGACCGCGACCGAGGCGACGCACCGGGAGCTCACCTCCCGCCTGAAGCTCGAAGGCGCGGAGCATTTCGTCTCCGACTTCGACCGGCCCAACATCCAGTACCGCATCGTGCCGAAGGTCGAGCCGCGTAAGCAGCTGCTCGACTTCATCACGAGCGAGCACCCCGGCGATGCGGGCATCGTGTACGCCCTGTCGCGGGCGTCCGTCGAGAAGACGGCCGAGTTCCTGTCCTCGCACGGGCTCGCGGCTCTGCCGTATCACGCGGGTCTCGATGCGTCGCTCCGGGCGAGGACGCAGTCGCGCTTCCTGCGCGAGGAGGGCGTGATCGTCGTCGCGACGATCGCGTTCGGCATGGGCATCGACAAGCCGGATGTGCGGTTCGTCGCGCACATCGACCTGCCCAAGTCGGTCGAGGGCTACTACCAGGAGACCGGCCGTGCCGGGCGCGACGGCCTCCCGTCGACGGCATGGCTGGCGTACGGCCTGCAAGACGTGGTGCAGCAGCGCCGCATGATCGACGACTCCCCGGGCGACCTGGCGCACCGGCGGAGGATGACGCAGCACCTGGACGCGATGCTCGCCCTCTGCGAGACGGTGCAGTGCCGCCGCATCGACCTGCTCGGCTACTTCGGGCAGCCGTCCGGACCGTGCGGCAACTGCGACACCTGCCTGACGCCGCCGGAGAGCTGGGACGGCACGGTCCCGGCGCAGAAGCTGCTCTCGACGGTCGTGCGCCTCCAGCGCGAGCGCAACCAGCGGTTCGGCGCCGGGCACCTGGTCGACATCCTGCGTGGCAAGCGCACCGCACGGGTCGAGCAGTACGGCCACGACCGGCTGTCGACGTGGGCGATCGGCGACGACCTGTCCGAGAGCCAGTGGCGCGGCGTCATCCGCCAGCTGATCGCGAAGGAGCTGCTGAAGCCCGAGGGGGAGTACGGCGTGCTCACCATCACGCCCGCCAGCGCCGAGGTGCTCTCCGGCGGCCGCCCCGTGGTGCTGCGCCGCGAGCCGGACCGTCCAGAACGGGCGCCGCGCGCCTCCCGCAGCACCGCGTCCGCCGACCTCGCCGCGGCCGACCAGCCCCTCTTCGAGGCGCTGCGCAGCTGGCGGGCCGGCCAGGCCCGCGAGCAGGGTGTGCCGGCCTACATCGTGTTCGGCGACGCCACCCTCCGCGCCGTCGCCTCCGCGCGCCCGGCCTCCCTCG
- a CDS encoding EamA family transporter, whose translation MPAAVLGLLSAVVYGSADFLGGVAARRIGPVRTTAVGAVSGLLLLLLALPFAGGAWSAAALGWGALSGLAGSVAVGLLYACLAIGPMSILSPLTALVSAVVPMAWGLIGGDRFGAVGYLALGMALVAVVLVGFVPEKGAVRPSARALLMAVGAGAMIGVFLILLDQTPEDSGVVPLIANRAVNGAVMWTLVGVLVLRGRRPARRDGDAPARLEPRGTGIAVAGGALDASANVLILLGLRLGDLTTMSVLVALYPAGTILLAAVVLRERVAPVQWVGLVLAVVAAALLSLT comes from the coding sequence ATGCCGGCCGCAGTCCTCGGGCTGCTGAGCGCCGTCGTCTACGGGTCCGCCGACTTCCTCGGCGGCGTGGCGGCACGACGCATCGGCCCGGTGCGCACCACCGCCGTCGGCGCCGTCAGCGGCCTGCTCCTCCTGCTGCTCGCCCTGCCGTTCGCCGGCGGCGCATGGTCGGCCGCCGCCCTCGGCTGGGGCGCGCTGTCCGGTTTGGCCGGGTCGGTCGCCGTCGGCCTGCTGTACGCGTGCCTGGCCATCGGGCCCATGAGCATCCTGTCGCCGCTGACCGCCCTGGTGTCCGCCGTCGTGCCGATGGCGTGGGGCCTCATCGGCGGCGACCGGTTCGGCGCCGTCGGCTACCTGGCGCTCGGGATGGCGCTGGTCGCGGTGGTGCTGGTCGGGTTCGTCCCCGAGAAGGGCGCCGTGCGGCCCTCCGCGCGCGCCCTGCTGATGGCGGTCGGGGCGGGCGCGATGATCGGCGTGTTCCTCATCCTGCTCGACCAGACGCCGGAGGACTCGGGGGTCGTCCCGCTGATCGCCAACCGTGCGGTCAACGGGGCGGTGATGTGGACGCTCGTCGGCGTCCTGGTGCTCCGGGGGCGGCGGCCCGCCCGGCGAGACGGGGATGCGCCCGCCCGGCTCGAACCGCGCGGCACCGGCATCGCCGTGGCGGGCGGCGCCCTCGACGCGTCCGCCAACGTCCTCATCCTGCTCGGCCTGCGACTCGGCGACCTGACCACGATGTCCGTGCTCGTCGCGCTCTATCCGGCCGGGACCATCCTGCTGGCCGCCGTCGTGCTGCGCGAGCGGGTCGCACCCGTCCAATGGGTCGGCCTCGTGCTCGCCGTCGTCGCCGCCGCGCTCCTCTCCCTCACCTGA
- a CDS encoding MarR family transcriptional regulator, translating into MPTAHEADERPSAGGDDDVSGRLALAVGRLNRRIRSSTGGLSHGQLSALSTIVRTGPLRPSELAAIEVAAAPTITRIVAELEARGLVERTPDPQDRRSLFVSGTDAGTALLLEARSDRARAVAGILAELTPEQVDAVRSALPALEQAAQVAPPAS; encoded by the coding sequence GTGCCCACCGCGCATGAAGCTGACGAGCGACCGTCGGCCGGAGGAGACGACGACGTCTCCGGCCGACTCGCCCTGGCCGTCGGGCGGCTGAACCGCCGCATCCGCTCGTCCACCGGCGGGCTCAGCCACGGCCAGCTCTCCGCCCTGTCGACCATCGTCCGCACCGGGCCGCTGCGCCCGAGCGAGCTCGCGGCCATCGAGGTGGCGGCGGCGCCGACGATCACGCGCATCGTCGCCGAGCTCGAGGCGCGCGGCCTGGTGGAGCGGACGCCGGACCCGCAGGACCGCCGCTCGCTGTTCGTCTCCGGCACGGACGCGGGCACCGCGCTGCTGCTGGAGGCGCGGTCGGACCGCGCCCGCGCCGTCGCCGGCATCCTCGCCGAGCTGACCCCGGAGCAGGTGGATGCCGTCCGCTCCGCTCTCCCCGCGCTGGAGCAGGCCGCCCAGGTCGCCCCGCCCGCCTCCTGA
- a CDS encoding MFS transporter translates to MARTGIFTKDHPHYRWVALSNTTLGMLMATINSSIVIISLPAIFTGVKLNPLEPGNVSYLLWMLMGYMLVTAVLVVMFGRMGDQFGRVRIYNLGFVIFTLAAVALCLDPFSGGPGAMWLIVWRFVQGIGGAMLFANSTAILTDAFPANKRGFALGLNQVAAIAGSFIGLILGGVLAEIDWRAVFFVSVPFGVIGTIWSIKSLHEVGQKNPGRIDWLGNATFGIGLIALLTGITYGIQPYGGSSQGWGNPWVLGSIIGGILLLALFVVVELKVPAPMFDMRLFRIRAFSSGIFSGFLAAIGRGGLQFMLIIWLQGIWLPLHGYSYESTPLWAGIYMLPITIGFLVAGPISGALSDRFGSRAFATVGLLLVAATFVGLLLIPVNFDYWQFALLTGLNGIGSGLFSSPNRTAIMNSVPANERGAASGMAGVALNAGSSLSIGIFFSLMIAGLSVALPSALTNGLTSHGVPANIAAQVGNTPPVGSLFAAFLGYNPIQSLLGPTGILTAPHVDGATLTGKEFFPQLISGPFHDGLVVVFIAAAVMSVIGAVASFLGGAKYVHEEAVAPERQATEEGEEVGAHRA, encoded by the coding sequence GTGGCCCGCACCGGCATCTTCACCAAAGACCACCCGCACTACCGCTGGGTGGCGCTCTCCAACACCACGCTCGGCATGCTCATGGCGACGATCAACTCGTCGATCGTCATCATCTCGCTGCCCGCCATCTTCACCGGCGTGAAGCTCAACCCGCTCGAGCCGGGCAACGTCTCCTACCTGCTCTGGATGCTGATGGGCTACATGCTCGTCACGGCCGTCCTCGTCGTCATGTTCGGGCGGATGGGCGACCAGTTCGGGCGCGTCCGCATCTACAACCTCGGCTTCGTGATCTTCACGCTCGCCGCCGTCGCGCTCTGCCTCGACCCGTTCAGCGGGGGACCGGGCGCGATGTGGCTGATCGTCTGGCGGTTCGTGCAGGGCATCGGCGGTGCGATGCTGTTCGCCAACTCGACCGCGATCCTCACCGACGCGTTCCCCGCCAACAAGCGTGGTTTCGCCCTCGGCCTCAACCAGGTCGCGGCAATCGCCGGAAGCTTCATCGGCCTCATCCTCGGCGGCGTGCTCGCCGAGATCGACTGGCGCGCCGTGTTCTTCGTCTCCGTTCCCTTCGGAGTGATCGGCACCATCTGGTCCATCAAGTCGCTGCACGAGGTCGGCCAGAAGAACCCCGGGCGCATCGACTGGCTGGGCAACGCGACGTTCGGCATCGGACTGATCGCCCTGCTCACCGGCATCACCTACGGCATCCAGCCCTACGGCGGCTCCAGCCAGGGATGGGGCAACCCGTGGGTGCTCGGATCGATCATCGGCGGCATCCTGCTGCTCGCGCTGTTCGTCGTCGTCGAGCTGAAGGTGCCGGCGCCGATGTTCGACATGCGGCTGTTCCGCATCCGCGCGTTCTCCTCCGGCATCTTCTCCGGCTTCCTCGCCGCGATCGGCCGCGGCGGGCTGCAGTTCATGCTCATCATCTGGCTGCAGGGGATCTGGCTGCCGCTGCACGGGTACAGCTACGAGTCCACCCCGCTGTGGGCCGGCATCTACATGCTGCCGATCACCATCGGCTTCCTCGTCGCCGGACCGATCTCGGGCGCCCTCTCCGACCGGTTCGGATCGCGGGCGTTCGCCACCGTCGGGCTGCTCCTGGTCGCGGCGACGTTCGTGGGCCTCCTGCTGATCCCGGTGAACTTCGACTACTGGCAGTTCGCCCTGCTGACCGGCCTCAACGGCATCGGCTCCGGCCTGTTCTCGTCGCCCAACCGAACGGCGATCATGAACAGCGTCCCGGCGAACGAGCGCGGTGCCGCATCGGGGATGGCCGGGGTCGCCCTCAACGCCGGCAGCTCGCTCTCGATCGGCATCTTCTTCTCGCTGATGATCGCCGGGCTGTCGGTCGCGCTGCCGTCGGCGCTGACCAACGGGCTGACATCGCACGGGGTCCCCGCGAATATCGCGGCGCAGGTGGGCAACACCCCGCCCGTCGGCAGCCTGTTCGCCGCCTTCCTCGGCTACAACCCCATCCAGAGCCTGCTCGGGCCGACCGGAATCCTCACCGCGCCGCACGTCGACGGGGCCACGCTGACCGGCAAGGAGTTCTTCCCGCAGCTGATCTCCGGGCCCTTCCACGACGGCCTCGTGGTCGTCTTCATCGCGGCGGCCGTCATGAGCGTCATCGGCGCCGTCGCCTCCTTCCTGGGCGGAGCCAAGTATGTTCATGAGGAGGCCGTCGCACCCGAGCGGCAGGCCACCGAGGAAGGCGAGGAAGTCGGTGCCCACCGCGCATGA
- a CDS encoding dihydrofolate reductase family protein encodes MRRLIVTEFMTLDGVVEAPGGEPTHRHSGWTIPFSSDDLRAFKLQEVLEAESLLLGRRTYEQFAEAWPPRDGEFADKMNAMPKAVATSRPAELGWNATALEPPVRSSVQSLKDGDGGPLLVAGSASLVRSLLVWGLVDELRLLVYPVMVGGGIRIFPDDREKWTFELTELRRFESGAVLHTYRLAGS; translated from the coding sequence ATGCGGCGGCTCATCGTGACCGAGTTCATGACGCTCGACGGAGTCGTCGAGGCTCCCGGCGGCGAACCCACCCACCGGCATTCGGGATGGACGATCCCGTTCAGCTCCGACGACCTCCGCGCCTTCAAGCTGCAGGAGGTGCTCGAGGCCGAGTCGCTGCTGCTCGGCCGACGCACGTACGAGCAGTTCGCGGAGGCCTGGCCCCCGCGCGACGGCGAGTTCGCCGACAAGATGAACGCCATGCCCAAGGCCGTCGCGACGTCCCGGCCGGCGGAGCTGGGCTGGAACGCGACCGCCCTCGAGCCGCCCGTGCGGAGCTCCGTCCAGTCGCTGAAGGACGGCGACGGCGGTCCTCTGCTCGTCGCCGGCAGCGCATCCCTCGTCCGCTCCCTGCTCGTGTGGGGCCTCGTCGACGAGCTGCGGCTGCTGGTCTACCCGGTGATGGTGGGCGGCGGCATCCGGATCTTCCCCGACGACCGCGAGAAGTGGACGTTCGAGCTGACCGAGCTGCGGCGCTTCGAGTCCGGAGCCGTCCTGCACACGTACCGGCTGGCCGGGAGCTGA
- a CDS encoding DUF1611 domain-containing protein: MPASVKAVVYCEGLFGRLDGKTANGLVRHSEKYEILSVIDSTRAGADAGEVLDGAPNGIPVLASLDASLDRAGFTPDTLIFGMAPTDGLLTADHRAVLLDGIDRGMNLVNGLHEYLNDDAEFVAAALVAGVTIDDVRRPKEIAELKLFSGRIFDVTCPRIAVLGTDGSVGKRTTATLLTQALNAQGIRAVMVGTGQTSLIQGARYAVALDATIPQFCSGEVEAQVVAAFEEEDPDVIIVEGQGALSHPAYLSSGAILRGSRPEGVILQHAPARVMLGDFPMMPMPTAASEIALIQAFSDTSVIGVTINHEGLTAAEIDDTIAEHEAELGLPVTDPLTRPLEELVDMVLLAFPELGLRGGPLAGVAATASRRA; this comes from the coding sequence ATGCCCGCGTCCGTGAAAGCCGTCGTCTACTGCGAAGGACTGTTCGGAAGGCTCGACGGCAAGACCGCCAACGGTCTCGTCCGCCATTCCGAGAAGTACGAGATCCTGAGCGTCATCGACAGCACCCGTGCGGGCGCCGACGCAGGCGAGGTCCTGGACGGCGCGCCGAACGGGATCCCGGTGCTCGCGAGCCTGGACGCATCCCTCGACCGTGCCGGCTTCACCCCCGACACCCTCATCTTCGGGATGGCGCCGACCGACGGTCTGCTGACCGCCGACCACCGCGCCGTGCTCCTCGACGGCATCGACCGCGGGATGAACCTGGTCAACGGACTGCACGAGTACCTCAACGACGACGCCGAGTTCGTCGCCGCGGCCCTGGTGGCCGGTGTGACGATCGACGACGTGCGGCGACCGAAGGAGATCGCGGAGCTGAAGCTCTTCAGCGGCCGCATCTTCGATGTCACGTGCCCGCGCATCGCGGTGCTCGGCACCGACGGGTCCGTCGGCAAGCGCACGACGGCCACACTGCTCACTCAAGCGCTGAACGCGCAGGGCATCCGCGCTGTGATGGTCGGGACCGGTCAGACGTCGCTGATCCAGGGCGCCCGGTACGCGGTCGCGCTCGATGCGACCATCCCCCAGTTCTGCTCCGGCGAGGTGGAGGCGCAGGTCGTCGCCGCGTTCGAGGAGGAGGACCCGGACGTCATCATCGTCGAAGGCCAGGGCGCGCTGAGCCACCCCGCCTACCTCAGCTCGGGCGCCATCCTGCGCGGCAGCCGGCCGGAGGGCGTCATCCTCCAGCACGCGCCGGCTCGCGTGATGCTGGGCGACTTCCCGATGATGCCGATGCCGACGGCCGCGAGCGAGATCGCCCTGATCCAGGCGTTCAGCGACACCAGCGTCATCGGCGTCACCATCAACCACGAAGGTCTCACCGCCGCCGAGATCGACGACACCATCGCCGAGCACGAAGCCGAGCTCGGCCTCCCCGTCACCGATCCGCTCACCCGCCCGCTGGAGGAGCTCGTCGACATGGTGCTGCTCGCCTTCCCGGAACTGGGTCTCCGCGGCGGGCCGCTCGCCGGTGTCGCGGCCACGGCATCCCGCCGGGCGTAG